gtgtgtgtgtgtgtatgtgtgtgtgtgtatatgtgtatatgtgtgtgtgtgagtgtgtgtgtatgtgtgtgtgtgcgtatgtgtgtatgtatgtgtgtatatgtgtgtgtgtgagtgtgtgtgtgtgtgtatgtgtgtgtgtatgtgtgctcgtTACCAGGCGTAACGAGTGGAGGAAACACGGTGTATGTGCTGCCTGTGTAGAGGGCTGGAACTCTCCTCAGCGGTACTTCCAGATCATTCTGAAACTACGAGCACATTATGACATCCAagggtgagaaacacacacgcagggctggactgggacaacaaaatggccctggcatttttgctcaGACTGGCCCACCACAATCGGTCGGACACCAACCACCAGTACACCATCCTTGCGGTAAATTTTGACACAAGAaacagggggggggtgggggcggggggtgtgtggggtcgagcctgttaagagatgtgattgggccagcccaGTGTCGGTCGGTCCTGCCCAGGGCCGGTGGTAGGCCAAtttgaagtaaaaaaaattaataaaatcATATCGGCCCTaagtgcgtcggcccaccgggcatGTGTCGGGTATGCCAGATTAGCAGTCcagccctgaacacacacacacaccccttccccccaaacacacacacacagaccagtctGTCAGCCATACACTGTTTGACaactctctctgctcttctccactTGTTCAGGTCCTTAGACTCTGCAGGGATCAAACCTTCCTGCAACCACACATATGAGGTAATGGACCAAGTCTTCAAAGGCTGAAAAAGCTAGAATTGTACATCTGACATGTTATTCATTTAACAAGTGCCAGATAAGCGCCACATATAGAGCATATCGAAAGTACAGGAGAAGTGCATATAGTTCAAACTTTAAAGTATGTGTGCTGTCAGCAGTGATTAGTCAAATATTTTCCAATTTTTATCAGTATAACGACCATAtatcagtacatttacatttattcatttacagacacttttatccaaagcgacttccaagagagagctttacataagtcactgataataacaacaagatagccccaaaaacattgcgggtagccaaaacatgaagaacatattgtgaacaacaaaaataagtgccaaagggaagaaccataagagcatgtagttaaacaagttacaattaaacaacatgaattgctataagtgcaagtgtacctatCAGTAACCAAATCCCTCATTGTAAGAATGTTCCCATGATTCAGAGGAAACCAGAAAACGGACATTTGAAACTAAGAGAGTGATAAGATGAGATCTGTCAGCTGAAAGAGACACAACAATGAAAATGAGTTAGCTTTGTTTATTAGAACAAGCTGCTCGGATCATGTTATCTTCCCACGACACAACCGTCCTTATATACAATGGATAGACAAGTTCATATATAGGGTACACAAAACTTTTCCTTACATGGCCAAGCATAGTCAGCAACTGGGGTACAGTAGAAAAGGCAAACAGGTGATAACTCATGGAAGTCCTGTTTATACACATCCTTCTTACTGTGTCCAGAGACAGTAACAAGGAGACTGGAGATGTGATGACTGATTCCAGTCTCCTGTATACAACGACTCAGCGAATCAGATACAAACTTCCATTAGCGGTTGTCAAAACAAGAGTTTGTGAAATCTCCCTAAAGGTCTATGACAGGGTTCTCCAATTtcgtttcaaatgaatggatcgttatcaagctctgtggaagccgggtaattaccattcatttgaaccaggtgtgctggagcaggaaacatctaaaacatgcaggacagcggctctcgaggaccaggattggagaaccctggtctatgatgtcacacacagcacacaatcagtttttgttctctgtgtgtgtgtgtgtggggtcagcATGATCAGATCTATGGTGTTCTGGCACCAGTCCTGGGTCACCATGTGGTGATCCAGTGCATGCAGGATGACAAGGTAAACGTGAACCctaacaaacacatgcataaacacacacacacaactacgaACTTCTCTGCGTATTTAGTTTGATCCAGAATGACGTCCCATGTGGACGTGCAGGTGTGGTCTGTTGctaaccctcccaccctccctcaccccggcAGGGACGAGAACTGCTGATGCAGGTGAAGATCCTCCTGTCCAGGAACCTGACCCTGGGCTGTGAGccccaccaggaccaggaccccaAGGCTCATCCTCCCAGGCTCCTGATCACCTCTCCTGGGCACCCCTGTCCCAAAGATACCCCTCTGTTCTACCTCCCCATCAACCACGACCACCCACACTCTCCCTGTGGCTGAAGCACCCAGAGATACCTGTGTAATACCCATGTGCAGGCTCTGTTTAGCAACTAGCACATTGATGATTGAAGTTTAGATTTAGAGAAGTCCACACTGGATCTGTTTACAGCCTCTTTCTGGAAGCCTTGCCTAGGTCTTTCGCTCGCGCACACACGGGGCTAGAGAAGACATTATCAACACATTGAACTACCGTTTGACATGTCTTGTGTTTGAGAATGTGAGTCCATCTGCACTGACCCATTCACCAGAAGTCACATTAGGATGACATCTACTATAAGATATTAGAATGCTAGCATTAACTTTAGGCAGCTAACTATATTTCTTTATTCTGTTCATGAACGTAATGTTGATCTGTGTGCAACAGTAAACTGGTCTGGTGTCTGAGCCATGTGCTTCatgtctctgttcctctcccagCTGCAGTAACCATACTGCAGCTGTGTCGGAGACACACTTCCTCACCGCTACAAATAACACCAAGCAGCATCACAGGTGAACAGCTGACAGTTTATTGACATGGTACACTGTTTTACGTCAATCTGGAGTTAACTCACTCccactccaaccccccccccaacaaaaaaaaaatcaagcaTTGACAGAATCATCCAATAAGAACAGCTAAAACAGATTGTGGTTCACTAAGAGTCAAGGTCAGACTAACTGAGGAAAAAAGAgggtgagatagagagacagagagaatattAAAATAAAACCAGGCCCTTTCAGATCCCCTCAGAGCGAGGGTCGGGGGATCCAGAGATGACTCATTCAGAAGACTTTGCCCGAAAGCCTGTCAGGCGTCAGGACAGCAGCCCAGCCTGAGATTACACAAGCCTGCTGAGTTATTACAGCTGGAGAGCCCTCCCACAGCTACCAGCATACAAGGTCCAAAAGGTTGTTCTTGGACTGGGAGAGCCCAGTGGGGGGCCCAGGGTCGACaggcccatgtgtgtgtgtgtgtgtgtgtgcgcgctcagGGCTCCAGGCGGCCCAGGAAGCGGAGGTTGAGGATCTTCAGCTGGTCGTCTAGCTCCATCCTGACGATGCCGTCGTCTCCGTCGATACTGAGCAGGATCCCTGTGGCCTCACGGTCCTCCCCCAGGATCACCTTCACCTGCAGGCCAGGACACAGCCAGCTCAGGACACAGCCAGTTCAGCCCCCACTACCACACCATTGGGTGACAACCAATCAACAggaaggtgggagggggtggtAGGAGGTGTAGGGGAAGTTGGGTGGTTGGAGGAGGTAGGGCTGCACGGTTATGTCCAAAATGATAATCACGATTATTTAGATCAATATTGAGATCACGATTATTTGTTGATTTTAACCACAACATATTTGATTGTCACTTAGGCTAATTATAACTGCTTTCACATCCATATTGTGCTACATTCCTGCTAATGTACAAATATGTGCATCAAAATGAAATGGGTGCTTTTATTCACCAAAATTCAGTGCATCTCCTCAAAGAATaaatataaatcaataaatcaataaagtaAATGTAGCAAAACTTCAACAGGCCACTATTTTCCATTGGGTAAATATATTTtaggaagcaaaaaaaaaaaaaaaaaaagcaaaaaaaactATGAACGGAATGACGCATTTTAAATATCACTCGATCACGCGAATTTGATCGtgggaagccaaaatcgtgattGTGATTAAAATTCGATTAATTGTGCAGCCCtaggaggaggtgtaggaggagatactgggtcgagggaggaggtgtaggaggagatactgggtcgagggaggaggtgtaggaggaggagatactgggtcgagggaggaggtgtaggaggagatactgggtcgagggaggaggtgtaggaggagatactgggtcgagggaggaggtgtaggaggaggagatacTGGGTCGAGGGAGGAGGTGTAGCAGGAGGAGATACTGGGTcgagggaggaggtgtaggaggagatactgggtcgagggaggaggtgtaggaggaggagatactgggtcgagggaggaggtgtaggaggaggagatactgggtcgagggaggaggtgtaggaggagatactgggtcgagggaggaggtgtaggaggagatactgggtcgagggaggaggtgtaggaggaggagatacTGGGTCGAGGGAGGTGTAGCAGGAGGAGATACTGGGTcgagggaggaggtgtaggaggagatactgggtcgagggaggaggtgtaggaggaggagatactgggtcgagggaggaggtgtaggaggagatactgggtcgagggaggaggtgtaggaggagatactgggtcgagggaggaggtgtaggaggaggagatactgggtcgagggaggaggtgtaggaggaggagatacTGGGAGCAAACAGAGCAGTTACCTTGTTGTTCTTGGTGGGCGTGACCGGCTCCAGGTGTTCACTAGAGATGCTCACCACCTTCTCAGTGTCCTGCAGAAACACTGAGCACATGCCAccctgcaggaggagagaaggagaggagaggaggaggagcaggagcaggaagagagaggaggagcaggaggagagaggagcaggagcaggaggagagaggagcaggaggagagaggaggaggagcaggaggagagaggagcaggaggagagaggaggaggaggagagaggaggaggagcaggaggagagaggaggagagaggaggatgagcaggaggagagaggagcaggaggagcaggaggagagaggaggaggagcaggaggagagaggagcaggaggagagaggaggaggagagaggaggaggagcaggaggagagaggaggaggaggagagaggaggaggagcaggaggagagaggagcaggaggagagaggaggaggagcaggaggagagaggagcaggaggagagaggaggagagaggagcaggaggagagaggaggaggggcaggaggagcagggggaggagagaggaggagcaggaggaaagagagatgagatgaCAACTCTTTTTCTCAGTGATTTACATCATCTTGGACTCCAAAACAACAATAATCCCTTCCAAGGGAAATGAACATGGAAGCTGCCTGGACAGGCAGAACACGTGTTGCATGTCTGCCAACACTAAAAACCCTATCAACCCTGCTGTATTCACTCAAATGTCCTATTAGCCCAGCTTGATGCTgtactatggtgtgtgtgtgtgtgtgcgagatgaCTGTGGTGCATATGTTTACCATTACTTAGTGTGCCGTCTTTACTAAGAAATGTGACAAATGGACTTCTTCAGTACTTGTGCATGTGATGTTGACAGACCTGGAGGCTTCCAGACTCCCCACACATCAGCCTGGATCTACatctgtgtgagggtgagggggtgtgacagacaggatgggagtgtgtgtgtacgtatgtgtgtgtgtgtgtgtgtgtacatgtgtgtgtgtgtgtgtggacactcaCGGTGACGCTGCGTATGACCCCGCTCTGGTTGACCACCTGCAGGTCCATGAAGGTGTCCTTGACCCGGACCAGGATGTCGGTGGTGACCCAGTCGCTGGATGCCTGGTCGATGTTGGAGCCGGGGGTGTGGGGGTTGTACCCCCCGGGGGACGGGGCTCCCGGGGTCATGGGGCTGTAGCCCACAGGGCTGGGGCTCGGACTCGCCTGGGGGGCGGgggtcacatttacatttagtcatttagcagatgctcttatccagagcgacttacagtaagtacagggacattcccccgaggcaagtagggtgaagtgccttgcccaaggacacaacgtcatttgacacggccgggaatcgaactgacaaccttctgattactagcccgactccctaaccgctcagccatctgaccccagatggagaatttgtgtgtgtgtgagagagagttggatAAACAGTGTCTGGTGTCTGACGACttcagagggaagaggaggaggagggtcttACCTGGTAGGCCATGGGCGAGGGCGTGGGGTGGTAGCTGGCAGGGGAGTGCGTGTTCTGGTAGCCCAGGGGACTAGGAGCCACCTGGTGGTagctctggggggaggggctgggctggTAGGAGCCCTGGGGAGAAGGGGCCGCGTAGGGGGAATACTGCTCTGTGTTgtacctggggggtgggggggggggttaatgacagcactgcctgtgtgtgtgagtgtgtgtgtgtgagtgtgtgtgctactcACATGGCGGGGGTTCCAGGAGTCTGGGGGTTGTACTGGGGGTtgacctggggggaggggaccT
The genomic region above belongs to Osmerus eperlanus chromosome 11, fOsmEpe2.1, whole genome shotgun sequence and contains:
- the rnaset2l gene encoding ribonuclease T2-like, whose product is MAPSGLHLLVIFMVGLSLAHWTENPEEKKFCSWKCLLFVLQWPGSFCVSFDPSECRVPSNISDWTIHGLWPLKEGMCCSCWHIFHSDLKELDSQLDQLWPSLLKKKSSFDFWRNEWRKHGVCAACVEGWNSPQRYFQIILKLRAHYDIQGSLDSAGIKPSCNHTYEHDQIYGVLAPVLGHHVVIQCMQDDKGRELLMQVKILLSRNLTLGCEPHQDQDPKAHPPRLLITSPGHPCPKDTPLFYLPINHDHPHSPCG